One window of Parambassis ranga chromosome 3, fParRan2.1, whole genome shotgun sequence genomic DNA carries:
- the crtc3 gene encoding CREB-regulated transcription coactivator 3 isoform X1 has product MSSSPGTGGSNPRKFSEKIALHNQKQAEETRAFEQLMTDLTVSRVQFQKIQQLRLSQSRAQYYGGSLPNVNQIGNTSTEFQGGFPSGLDSVRGTRHHGLVERVHRDRNRINSPHRRPIDKHGRQIESSPYGAVYLSPPPDNSWRREQQPWTEEKRPGLRLISQLNRTNSDSALHTSAMNPNPQDAFGMNQQMGRGPPQRNASVNEADVDGSGDVFSFPTLANEENLIGVSKPLPKQLWEAKKVQSLTSRPKSCEVPGINIFPSPEQNPGLSHYQGSLSTGGSLPDLSNLQFPSPLSTPLDPDDSGGYPNLSGGSSTGNLPAAMMHLGIGNSQGLSSSLSNPSIQASLNNCQLQSSLSNPSINSSLRLSSNSPRRRPAPISPLTLSPGAEQRRGLAKQLSPTMSPSLSPITQGVALDTCNMPREPPPPYPLYQQSQHAVDQGRQRQQPHQHQHQHQHQHQHQHQHQQQQQQQQQQQQQPVSPLQSIPLDFNTSQHNNMAALFNDPFMEPQYSNRQSKTLPYQLDQFSLLENALSSTAGGSCFDPSSSSLYYSQAALSGLGGSHGNLQDPMHMRPNMLYSNCSGGLPNIILTDDSNPSLSKDISSALSTVPECFDSEGGFPLEDELRIEPLSLDGLSMLSDPDMVLPDPSVEDTFRSDRL; this is encoded by the exons ATGTCCAGCTCCCCGGGCACAGGTGGCTCAAACCCCAGGAAGTTCAGCGAGAAGATAGCGCTGCACAACCAGAAGCAAGCAGAGGAGACGCGGGCCTTTGAACAGCTGATGACAGATCTCACGGTGTCAAGG GTGCAGTTTCAGAAGATCCAGCAGCTTCGCTTGTCTCAGTCCCGGGCGCAGTACTACGGAGGCTCTCTGCCCAACGTCAATCAAATCGGCAACACCAGCACTGAATTTCAG GGTGGCTTCCCCTCAGGGTTAGACTCTGTCAGAGGGACCCGCCACCATGGGCTGGTCGAGAGAGTCCACAGGGACCGCAACCGCATCAACTCCCCCCATCGCCGACCCATTGACAAGCACGGACGGCAG ATAGAGAGCTCTCCTTATGGAGCGGTGTACCTGTCCCCCCCTCCGGACAACAGCTGGAGAAG GGAACAGCAGCCATGGACTGAGGAAAAACGGCCTGGGTTGAGATTAATATCACAACTCAACAG aACCAACTCGGATTCTGCTCTCCATACGAGCGCCATGAATCCGAACCCTCAGGATGCATTTGGCATGAACCAGCAGATGGGCAGAGGTCCCCCACAGCGAAATG CTAGTGTAAACGAGGCAGACGTGGATGGCTCTGGAGATG TCTTCTCCTTTCCCACCCTGGCTAATGAGGAGAATCTAATAGGTGTCAGTAAGCCTCTTCCCAAGCAGCTGTGGGAGGCCAAGAAG GTCCAGTCTCTGACATCAAGGCCTAAATCATGTGAAGTGCCTGGAATCAA TATTTTCCCGTCTCCGGAGCAGAACCCGGGTCTGTCACACTATCAGGGCTCGTTGAGTACTGGTGGCTCCCTGCCCGACCTCAGCAACCTCCAGTTCCCCTCCCCGCTCTCCACCCCGCTGGACCCTGATGACAGCGGGGGGTACCCCAATCTCAGCGGGGGCAGCAGCACCGGAAACCTTCCGGCGGCCATGATGCACCTGGGCATCGGGAACTCGCAGG GTCTCTCGTCCTCTTTGAGCAATCCTTCAATTCAGGCTTCCCTCAACAACTGTCAGCTGCAGTCATCGCTCAGCAACCCCTCCATCAACTCGTCCCTTCGTCTGTCCAGTAACTCCCCACGCCGAAGGCCGGCTCCCATCAGCCCCCTCACTCTGTCTCCTGGAGCTGAGCAGCGTCGGGGTCTGGCCAAGCAGCTGTCTCCCACCATGTCCCCCTCGCTGTCCCCCATCACACAG GGAGTTGCTTTGGATACTTGCAACATGCCGAGGGAGCCGCCCCCACCCTACCCACTCTATCAGCAATCCCAGCATGCAGTGGACCAGGGTCGACAACGGCAGCAGCCGcaccagcatcagcaccagcaccagcatcagcatcagcatcagcatcagcatcagcagcaacaacagcagcaacaacagcagcaacagcagccgGTCTCCCCTCTGCAGAGCATCCCACTGGACTTCAACACGAGCCAA cacaacaacatGGCAGCGCTCTTTAACGATCCTTTCATGGAGCCACAGTACTCGAATCGCCAGAGCAAGACTCTCCCCTATCAg TTGGATCAGTTCAGTCTGTTGGAAAATGCTTTGAGCTCCACAGCAGGGGGGTCGTGCTTCGATCCTTCGTCCTCCTCGCTCTACTACTCCCAGGCTGCCCTGTCGGGGCTGGGCGGCAGCCACGGAAACCTGCAGGACCCGATGCACATGAGGCCCAACATGCTGTACTCGAACTGCAGCGGAGGACTGCCCAACATCATACTCACAG aTGACTCCAACCCCAGTCTGTCAAAGGACATCAGCAGCGCCCTCTCCACAGTGCCGGAGTGTTTCGACTCAGAGGGAGGCTTCCCACTGGAGGACGAGCTGCGAATCGAGCCCCTCAGCTTGGACGGTCTGAGCATGCTCAGCGATCCTGACATGGTGCTGCCGGACCCATCTGTGGAGGACACTTTCCGCAGCGACAGACTCTGA
- the crtc3 gene encoding CREB-regulated transcription coactivator 3 isoform X2 yields MSSSPGTGGSNPRKFSEKIALHNQKQAEETRAFEQLMTDLTVSRVQFQKIQQLRLSQSRAQYYGGSLPNVNQIGNTSTEFQGGFPSGLDSVRGTRHHGLVERVHRDRNRINSPHRRPIDKHGRQIESSPYGAVYLSPPPDNSWRRTNSDSALHTSAMNPNPQDAFGMNQQMGRGPPQRNASVNEADVDGSGDVFSFPTLANEENLIGVSKPLPKQLWEAKKVQSLTSRPKSCEVPGINIFPSPEQNPGLSHYQGSLSTGGSLPDLSNLQFPSPLSTPLDPDDSGGYPNLSGGSSTGNLPAAMMHLGIGNSQGLSSSLSNPSIQASLNNCQLQSSLSNPSINSSLRLSSNSPRRRPAPISPLTLSPGAEQRRGLAKQLSPTMSPSLSPITQGVALDTCNMPREPPPPYPLYQQSQHAVDQGRQRQQPHQHQHQHQHQHQHQHQHQQQQQQQQQQQQQPVSPLQSIPLDFNTSQHNNMAALFNDPFMEPQYSNRQSKTLPYQLDQFSLLENALSSTAGGSCFDPSSSSLYYSQAALSGLGGSHGNLQDPMHMRPNMLYSNCSGGLPNIILTDDSNPSLSKDISSALSTVPECFDSEGGFPLEDELRIEPLSLDGLSMLSDPDMVLPDPSVEDTFRSDRL; encoded by the exons ATGTCCAGCTCCCCGGGCACAGGTGGCTCAAACCCCAGGAAGTTCAGCGAGAAGATAGCGCTGCACAACCAGAAGCAAGCAGAGGAGACGCGGGCCTTTGAACAGCTGATGACAGATCTCACGGTGTCAAGG GTGCAGTTTCAGAAGATCCAGCAGCTTCGCTTGTCTCAGTCCCGGGCGCAGTACTACGGAGGCTCTCTGCCCAACGTCAATCAAATCGGCAACACCAGCACTGAATTTCAG GGTGGCTTCCCCTCAGGGTTAGACTCTGTCAGAGGGACCCGCCACCATGGGCTGGTCGAGAGAGTCCACAGGGACCGCAACCGCATCAACTCCCCCCATCGCCGACCCATTGACAAGCACGGACGGCAG ATAGAGAGCTCTCCTTATGGAGCGGTGTACCTGTCCCCCCCTCCGGACAACAGCTGGAGAAG aACCAACTCGGATTCTGCTCTCCATACGAGCGCCATGAATCCGAACCCTCAGGATGCATTTGGCATGAACCAGCAGATGGGCAGAGGTCCCCCACAGCGAAATG CTAGTGTAAACGAGGCAGACGTGGATGGCTCTGGAGATG TCTTCTCCTTTCCCACCCTGGCTAATGAGGAGAATCTAATAGGTGTCAGTAAGCCTCTTCCCAAGCAGCTGTGGGAGGCCAAGAAG GTCCAGTCTCTGACATCAAGGCCTAAATCATGTGAAGTGCCTGGAATCAA TATTTTCCCGTCTCCGGAGCAGAACCCGGGTCTGTCACACTATCAGGGCTCGTTGAGTACTGGTGGCTCCCTGCCCGACCTCAGCAACCTCCAGTTCCCCTCCCCGCTCTCCACCCCGCTGGACCCTGATGACAGCGGGGGGTACCCCAATCTCAGCGGGGGCAGCAGCACCGGAAACCTTCCGGCGGCCATGATGCACCTGGGCATCGGGAACTCGCAGG GTCTCTCGTCCTCTTTGAGCAATCCTTCAATTCAGGCTTCCCTCAACAACTGTCAGCTGCAGTCATCGCTCAGCAACCCCTCCATCAACTCGTCCCTTCGTCTGTCCAGTAACTCCCCACGCCGAAGGCCGGCTCCCATCAGCCCCCTCACTCTGTCTCCTGGAGCTGAGCAGCGTCGGGGTCTGGCCAAGCAGCTGTCTCCCACCATGTCCCCCTCGCTGTCCCCCATCACACAG GGAGTTGCTTTGGATACTTGCAACATGCCGAGGGAGCCGCCCCCACCCTACCCACTCTATCAGCAATCCCAGCATGCAGTGGACCAGGGTCGACAACGGCAGCAGCCGcaccagcatcagcaccagcaccagcatcagcatcagcatcagcatcagcatcagcagcaacaacagcagcaacaacagcagcaacagcagccgGTCTCCCCTCTGCAGAGCATCCCACTGGACTTCAACACGAGCCAA cacaacaacatGGCAGCGCTCTTTAACGATCCTTTCATGGAGCCACAGTACTCGAATCGCCAGAGCAAGACTCTCCCCTATCAg TTGGATCAGTTCAGTCTGTTGGAAAATGCTTTGAGCTCCACAGCAGGGGGGTCGTGCTTCGATCCTTCGTCCTCCTCGCTCTACTACTCCCAGGCTGCCCTGTCGGGGCTGGGCGGCAGCCACGGAAACCTGCAGGACCCGATGCACATGAGGCCCAACATGCTGTACTCGAACTGCAGCGGAGGACTGCCCAACATCATACTCACAG aTGACTCCAACCCCAGTCTGTCAAAGGACATCAGCAGCGCCCTCTCCACAGTGCCGGAGTGTTTCGACTCAGAGGGAGGCTTCCCACTGGAGGACGAGCTGCGAATCGAGCCCCTCAGCTTGGACGGTCTGAGCATGCTCAGCGATCCTGACATGGTGCTGCCGGACCCATCTGTGGAGGACACTTTCCGCAGCGACAGACTCTGA